A genomic segment from uncultured Marinifilum sp. encodes:
- a CDS encoding RagB/SusD family nutrient uptake outer membrane protein, translating into MKNLKILFLILLVQATVACDDWLDVSPKTDIDLENQVETSTGLFEMLNGVYIKMGVEELYGESLSYGMVEFLAQNHYNNSNSPFVTFSYTDPIAKEQVENTWLGIYNAIANNNLLLESMEENKGLLSTDDYNVMKGEALAIRAFLHFDALRLFGERYSEETKDNVQIPYVKTFELVRYQHSTAEVVYNEILSDLEEAEALLMESDPIVASSYDGSFFELNQRRHHFHYYAVLATKARVYMYKGDKTNALQYAEKVINEFTWSWVSEDKLNYSGDQIHQKDVLFSDEVIAGLNVFQLPTYYTNKFESRTAYTAASSSTNFAKSIFEVELPGAMPWFPPVTGPGITDWRYLYLMGKDDTGNLAIAQKYNQDPGSIEGLLEVSTVPLFRITEMMLIVAEIQLETDIDASKAILADLFSHRGINIDLSAAAEYEVMERILKEFRKELYVEGQCFFNYKRLGLTSIPQMNSFSPNRTMEAEDYIVPLPDNELEFGNR; encoded by the coding sequence ATGAAAAATTTAAAAATATTATTTCTAATTCTATTGGTTCAGGCCACGGTAGCCTGCGACGATTGGTTAGATGTAAGTCCGAAAACAGATATTGATCTGGAAAATCAAGTTGAGACCTCAACCGGTTTATTTGAAATGCTAAATGGCGTTTATATTAAAATGGGAGTTGAAGAACTGTATGGTGAGAGTTTATCTTATGGTATGGTAGAGTTTTTGGCTCAGAATCATTATAATAATTCAAATAGTCCGTTCGTAACCTTCTCATATACCGATCCTATCGCTAAAGAGCAGGTTGAAAATACCTGGTTGGGAATTTACAATGCCATTGCAAATAATAACCTTTTGTTGGAAAGTATGGAAGAAAACAAGGGTTTGCTAAGTACAGATGATTATAATGTTATGAAAGGAGAAGCCTTGGCAATACGTGCTTTCCTTCATTTTGATGCTTTGCGTTTATTCGGCGAAAGATATAGCGAAGAAACCAAAGACAATGTTCAGATTCCTTATGTGAAAACTTTTGAATTGGTGAGATATCAACACTCAACGGCCGAAGTAGTTTACAATGAAATTCTATCTGATTTGGAAGAGGCAGAAGCTTTATTAATGGAGAGTGATCCTATTGTTGCATCTTCTTATGATGGAAGTTTCTTCGAATTGAACCAAAGAAGACATCACTTTCATTATTACGCAGTTTTGGCCACAAAGGCTAGAGTTTACATGTACAAAGGTGATAAAACCAACGCTTTGCAGTATGCTGAAAAAGTGATTAATGAATTTACATGGTCGTGGGTAAGTGAAGACAAGCTGAATTATTCGGGTGATCAAATTCATCAAAAGGATGTATTATTTTCTGACGAAGTAATTGCTGGTTTAAATGTTTTTCAGTTGCCAACTTATTATACTAATAAGTTTGAATCAAGAACTGCTTATACTGCAGCAAGTTCGAGTACCAATTTTGCCAAATCTATTTTTGAGGTAGAGTTGCCAGGGGCTATGCCATGGTTTCCTCCGGTGACAGGACCTGGAATTACCGATTGGCGTTATCTATATCTTATGGGTAAAGATGATACTGGAAACCTGGCTATTGCTCAAAAGTACAATCAAGATCCAGGTTCTATAGAAGGTTTACTTGAGGTGAGTACAGTACCATTGTTCAGAATTACTGAAATGATGTTGATTGTTGCAGAAATTCAATTGGAAACAGATATTGATGCAAGTAAAGCTATTCTTGCAGATTTATTTAGCCATAGAGGAATCAACATCGATTTAAGTGCTGCAGCTGAATATGAGGTGATGGAACGAATTCTAAAGGAATTTAGAAAAGAATTGTATGTTGAAGGACAATGCTTCTTTAATTACAAGCGTTTAGGATTGACTTCAATTCCGCAAATGAATTCTTTTAGTCCTAATCGAACTATGGAAGCTGAAGACTACATTGTGCCACTTCCTGATAATGAACTTGAATTTGGTAACAGATAA
- a CDS encoding SusC/RagA family TonB-linked outer membrane protein, with protein MRNLILIMLVSTMNLFASTTYSQQAKFSMEFNNSTLKEILEEIKDNSEFTVLYKSQDVRDVKNLSADFENATVVEILEECLNNTDLGYDIEEKVIVIFEKELQELPESNVQEGIRVHGQVKDKNGVLLPGVSVIIKGTYSGTSTNLNGVFNMLVPKGSTLTFSFVGMASQEVLINDEEVLEIVMTEDATQLADVVVNGYFVTKKESFTGTATVVKGEELRNMGTQNVMKSLSLMDPSLNLLDNNEFGSDPNQMPEIRLRGEAVMETPGVNGIERSDLQGDPNAPLFIMDDFQTTIEKVMDLDMNRVESVTILKDASATAIYGSRAANGVIVIRTKQPEAGKLQVSYNLDTDFSFPDLTDYDLLNAKELFQLQQDLDYYDFINKDPGKAFYIEKLIASGVDTDWLAQPTRNAVGQKHSLNLMGGDKNMRYMFDINYADKPGVMKDSDRKTYGIATTLQYNLNDKIIFRNRLDVSKNKSKDSPYGSFDTYAKMPSYFPIHDSYGNLILNYDGEYGTFPMYNPIHEAQVGNLGESSYTNITNNFGIEWNMHQNWRLRANVSYTSNTNESESFVSPYSQQYEETVFTGTIDPTSKGRYSYTNTKTESVDASATLNFSKDFNGHFVSANVGLNMTTNTGRSYGFAATGFTTDEPDPAFAKGYEEGGLPTSSESKSRLVGALANLNYTYQNKYLFDASYRLDGSSQFGSEDKTAGFYSVGIGWNIHKESFLKNSSIVSLLKLRATYGETGSVNFSPYQAKTILNYYTDSRYWGNQGTYIKGLGNENLKWQTTENKEFGVDFGFFNSKLTGNFSAYRKTTTDMVTTITTPPSVGFTGFKDNLGEMENKGYEISVRGNVLSTDKFRWSIYASASHNESKLLSIGNAFESYNDLSNNSGMSEDDKASDSVDKNGETLASHNFLVKFEEGESNTAIWAVRSLGIDPMTGKELFLTRDGETTFEWNGADKVIVGDTEPTLRGTFGTSLAYKGFDLGLTFRYEFGGQAYNNTLVDKVENSNKLYNVDRRVLTDTWRQPGDVVKYIARRYNYTPASSRFVQDNDLIELSSINLNYSVPASFAKKLSMQSLRFSFNMSDIFYYSTIKRERGTSYPFARSFTLGLRANF; from the coding sequence ATGAGAAACTTAATTCTAATTATGCTGGTCTCGACGATGAACTTGTTCGCCTCGACCACCTATTCGCAACAAGCGAAATTTTCAATGGAATTTAATAATTCTACATTGAAAGAGATTCTGGAAGAAATCAAGGACAACTCGGAGTTTACTGTCCTTTATAAATCTCAGGATGTGAGAGATGTGAAGAATCTATCTGCTGATTTTGAAAATGCTACAGTTGTTGAAATCCTTGAAGAATGCCTTAATAATACCGATTTAGGTTATGATATTGAGGAAAAAGTGATTGTGATTTTTGAGAAGGAATTACAGGAGTTGCCAGAATCCAATGTGCAGGAAGGAATTCGAGTACATGGTCAGGTAAAAGACAAAAATGGTGTTTTATTGCCAGGAGTGTCTGTAATAATAAAAGGAACCTATTCTGGAACATCTACAAATTTAAATGGTGTGTTTAATATGCTTGTCCCTAAGGGCTCAACATTGACTTTTTCATTTGTAGGTATGGCTTCTCAGGAAGTTTTGATAAATGATGAGGAAGTTCTGGAAATTGTAATGACTGAAGATGCAACTCAACTTGCCGATGTGGTTGTGAATGGATACTTCGTTACCAAGAAAGAAAGTTTTACGGGTACAGCAACCGTTGTTAAAGGTGAGGAACTAAGAAATATGGGAACTCAGAATGTAATGAAGAGTTTATCTCTAATGGATCCTTCATTAAACCTGTTAGACAATAATGAGTTTGGTTCCGATCCGAATCAAATGCCTGAAATTCGCTTGAGAGGTGAGGCTGTAATGGAAACACCTGGAGTCAATGGTATAGAAAGATCAGACCTTCAGGGAGATCCAAATGCACCTCTGTTTATTATGGATGATTTCCAAACTACCATTGAAAAGGTGATGGATTTGGATATGAACAGGGTAGAATCGGTAACCATTCTGAAAGATGCTTCGGCTACTGCAATTTATGGTTCGCGTGCAGCAAATGGTGTAATTGTAATTCGTACCAAACAACCCGAAGCAGGTAAACTTCAAGTTTCTTACAATTTGGATACCGATTTTTCTTTTCCTGATTTGACAGACTATGACCTGCTTAATGCAAAGGAGTTGTTTCAATTGCAACAAGATTTGGATTATTATGACTTTATTAATAAGGATCCAGGTAAAGCATTTTATATTGAAAAATTAATTGCATCAGGAGTTGATACCGATTGGTTGGCGCAACCTACAAGAAATGCAGTTGGTCAAAAACACTCTTTGAATTTAATGGGTGGAGATAAGAACATGCGTTACATGTTTGATATCAACTATGCTGATAAACCAGGGGTAATGAAAGATTCTGATAGAAAGACTTATGGTATTGCCACTACTTTGCAGTATAATCTGAATGATAAAATTATTTTTAGAAACAGATTGGATGTATCTAAGAATAAATCAAAAGATTCTCCTTATGGATCGTTTGATACTTATGCTAAAATGCCATCCTATTTCCCAATTCATGATAGTTATGGAAATTTAATCCTGAATTATGATGGAGAATATGGTACTTTCCCGATGTATAATCCGATTCACGAGGCCCAGGTTGGAAACCTTGGTGAGTCGTCTTATACAAACATTACCAATAATTTTGGTATTGAGTGGAATATGCACCAAAATTGGAGACTTCGTGCTAACGTGAGTTACACTTCAAATACCAATGAATCAGAATCGTTTGTTTCTCCTTATTCACAACAATATGAAGAGACTGTATTCACAGGAACAATAGATCCTACTTCAAAAGGACGCTATTCTTATACAAATACCAAAACGGAGAGTGTTGATGCTAGTGCAACCTTGAACTTTAGTAAGGATTTTAACGGACATTTTGTGAGTGCAAATGTTGGGCTTAATATGACTACCAATACTGGACGTTCTTATGGTTTTGCAGCAACAGGTTTTACTACGGATGAGCCAGATCCTGCTTTCGCAAAAGGATATGAGGAAGGTGGTTTGCCAACTTCTTCCGAGTCGAAAAGTAGATTAGTAGGAGCTTTGGCCAATCTGAATTATACTTATCAAAACAAATATTTGTTTGATGCTTCATACAGACTAGATGGTTCTTCTCAGTTTGGATCAGAAGATAAAACAGCTGGATTTTACTCAGTAGGTATTGGTTGGAATATTCACAAAGAATCCTTCCTTAAGAATAGCTCAATTGTTAGTTTGTTAAAACTTCGTGCTACATACGGTGAAACTGGTTCGGTAAACTTTTCTCCTTATCAGGCTAAAACCATCTTGAACTATTATACCGATAGCAGATATTGGGGTAACCAGGGAACCTATATTAAAGGTTTAGGTAATGAGAACTTAAAGTGGCAAACTACCGAAAATAAAGAGTTTGGTGTTGATTTCGGATTCTTTAATAGCAAGCTTACGGGTAACTTTAGTGCTTATAGAAAAACCACAACCGATATGGTTACGACCATCACAACGCCACCATCAGTTGGTTTTACAGGTTTTAAGGATAACCTTGGTGAAATGGAAAACAAAGGTTACGAGATTTCTGTAAGAGGGAATGTACTTTCTACAGATAAATTCAGATGGAGCATTTATGCTAGTGCCTCACATAATGAATCTAAACTACTTTCTATTGGGAATGCTTTTGAGTCATATAACGATTTAAGTAACAATTCCGGTATGAGTGAGGATGATAAGGCAAGTGATTCAGTTGATAAAAATGGAGAAACTTTAGCCTCACATAACTTCTTGGTAAAATTTGAAGAAGGTGAATCGAATACTGCAATTTGGGCGGTTCGTTCATTGGGAATTGATCCGATGACTGGGAAAGAATTGTTCTTAACACGAGATGGTGAAACCACATTCGAGTGGAATGGAGCTGATAAAGTCATTGTTGGAGATACAGAACCTACATTGCGAGGAACTTTTGGAACAAGTTTGGCTTACAAAGGCTTCGATTTGGGCTTAACGTTCAGATATGAATTTGGAGGACAGGCTTACAATAATACACTTGTAGATAAAGTTGAAAACTCTAACAAACTATATAATGTTGATAGACGTGTATTAACCGATACTTGGAGACAACCTGGAGATGTAGTAAAATATATTGCTCGTCGATATAATTATACACCTGCAAGTTCAAGATTTGTTCAGGATAATGACTTAATTGAGTTAAGTTCTATCAACTTAAATTATAGTGTGCCTGCTAGTTTTGCTAAAAAACTAAGCATGCAATCGCTAAGATTTTCATTCAATATGTCTGATATCTTTTATTACTCTACTATTAAACGAGAAAGAGGAACAAGCTATCCGTTTGCTCGTTCATTCACGCTAGGTTTAAGAGCTAACTTCTAA
- a CDS encoding PKD-like family lipoprotein, with product MKNIIYLLLLTICCYSCLDDEGNYDYIDPGTIDFSNMATNLDAMIGENLLIEGNFTTMADESDLKFAWYVTEQDDDGEYYADTLSKSRNFDQLLTLKPGEDVHVIYSVYNTKYDVHFNHDLYIDVVTPFSTGWAILKEKEGKTEFDFYSATTGTHYKDVLETISGVSLEGKPVEIGYNWSPYYDFSALAILTDQGGAFFDPYTMKKEADVLDLFNSASYLNLPFTGGFLGRQAFDSKSAILCAGGKAFLKSGKEYSANYWEAPVEGDYIVTDKICAVATKNTVVFDEKYQRYLLVKNDKGANKMETFIYDETTDAFDPNNLNKDCIWMNANAWDGFSLYGKSTYAVAKDASHYYIQSFTSDWFGKFIGQMEVQIPDGIVNENSQIVNNGVYPYTYFTNGGSIHRFSQTAQAFEQNYMNIGSDIKNIAVDHNGETMAIAIDNGSGSTVILWDLIGNEEIERYDVDSKIFEIVYRNESKTSPW from the coding sequence ATGAAGAATATTATATATCTATTATTATTGACTATATGTTGTTATTCATGTTTGGATGACGAAGGCAATTATGATTACATAGATCCGGGAACAATTGATTTTTCTAATATGGCAACCAATTTAGATGCCATGATAGGGGAGAACCTGCTAATTGAAGGCAATTTTACGACCATGGCTGATGAGTCGGATTTGAAATTTGCCTGGTATGTAACTGAGCAAGATGATGATGGAGAGTATTATGCAGATACCTTAAGTAAAAGCAGAAATTTCGATCAGCTACTTACCTTAAAACCTGGCGAAGATGTTCATGTGATATACTCGGTATACAATACCAAGTATGATGTGCATTTCAATCATGACCTATATATTGATGTGGTTACTCCATTTTCAACAGGATGGGCAATTCTGAAAGAAAAGGAAGGAAAGACTGAATTTGATTTCTATTCAGCAACTACTGGAACTCATTACAAAGATGTATTGGAAACTATTTCAGGGGTAAGTCTTGAGGGTAAGCCTGTAGAAATTGGATACAACTGGAGTCCTTATTACGATTTCAGTGCTTTGGCAATTTTAACAGACCAAGGGGGTGCATTTTTCGATCCTTACACGATGAAGAAAGAAGCAGATGTTTTGGATTTGTTTAACTCTGCATCTTATTTGAACTTGCCTTTTACAGGTGGTTTTTTGGGTAGACAAGCTTTTGACAGTAAATCAGCTATTTTATGTGCAGGAGGAAAAGCATTTTTAAAATCAGGAAAAGAGTATTCTGCTAATTATTGGGAAGCACCTGTAGAAGGGGATTATATTGTAACTGATAAAATTTGTGCGGTTGCTACTAAAAATACTGTAGTTTTTGATGAAAAATACCAAAGGTATCTATTAGTAAAAAATGACAAAGGCGCTAATAAAATGGAAACATTCATTTATGACGAAACAACTGATGCTTTTGATCCTAACAATTTAAATAAGGATTGTATTTGGATGAATGCAAATGCCTGGGATGGATTTTCATTATATGGGAAATCTACTTATGCAGTAGCAAAAGATGCAAGTCATTATTATATCCAGTCTTTTACTTCTGATTGGTTTGGAAAATTTATTGGACAAATGGAAGTGCAAATACCAGATGGTATCGTGAATGAAAACTCTCAAATTGTAAATAATGGTGTTTATCCTTATACTTATTTTACAAATGGAGGAAGCATTCATCGTTTTAGCCAGACTGCACAAGCGTTTGAGCAAAACTACATGAATATTGGCAGCGATATCAAAAATATTGCAGTAGATCATAATGGTGAAACCATGGCAATTGCTATTGATAATGGATCTGGTTCTACAGTAATTTTATGGGATTTGATTGGCAACGAAGAAATTGAAAGATACGATGTTGATTCAAAAATCTTTGAAATTGTATACCGAAATGAGTCTAAAACCTCACCATGGTAA
- a CDS encoding RNA polymerase sigma-70 factor, translated as MNQKSNHKTYLIPKNKEYFEELYREYYSSLVKFSEGILFDTEEAMDVVQEVFLEIWKKEEALQIESTVKTYLYSCVKYRAFSRLRKLNIIDKHQDQVKEAYLYALDQEALPDEELKKRIRDLINTFPSQMKSVIEFHSFYGWKYQEIAEELNISINTVKTHVKRAYKRFREEFNSEYLPLVMIWYIIDQYLS; from the coding sequence ATGAACCAAAAAAGTAACCACAAAACTTATCTTATTCCCAAAAATAAGGAGTATTTCGAAGAACTTTATCGTGAGTATTATTCTTCATTGGTAAAGTTTAGCGAAGGAATATTATTTGATACCGAGGAAGCAATGGATGTGGTTCAGGAGGTATTTCTTGAAATTTGGAAAAAAGAAGAGGCTTTGCAAATTGAGAGTACTGTTAAAACCTATTTGTACTCTTGTGTAAAGTATCGTGCATTTTCACGTTTGCGTAAGCTTAATATTATCGATAAACATCAGGATCAGGTAAAAGAAGCATACCTTTATGCCTTAGATCAGGAAGCTTTACCCGATGAAGAGCTGAAGAAAAGAATAAGAGATCTTATTAATACTTTTCCATCACAAATGAAATCGGTAATTGAATTTCATAGTTTTTATGGATGGAAATATCAGGAAATTGCTGAAGAATTAAATATTAGTATTAATACTGTAAAAACTCACGTAAAGCGTGCTTATAAAAGATTTCGTGAGGAATTTAATTCAGAATATCTACCACTTGTAATGATCTGGTATATCATAGATCAATACCTTTCCTGA
- a CDS encoding FecR domain-containing protein — translation MDKKKTHIEWRTLRKAASNQLDEQEQVLFDEWLNANKRNQIYFSKAKRYYQETDNNDFDYRDAFAQFEKQIGTQSYTWKPVLRIAASVAIILAVSWLTYFVVNIETYKTLSEAKPIKPDSGQVELLLSNGKTVVLNHQEEKTIAVAGGDVKSKLGALDYLEVKANSEETAVYNTIVVPRGSNFKLTLSDSTVVWLNAESSIQFPVKFSGYERKVAITGEAYFDVAHNKQKPFVVDVEGTQVKVLGTEFNINSYKKGDAVYTTLVEGKVAVNNQFGNSVVIAPNQQAISSRSTEVEVVEAKLDEVLGWKRGKFVFEDRALEDILDELSRWYNFKVFYEAEELKTFEFTGDLDQYKDVNQLLLLFEKTKAVKFMVKENVLLVKKPENR, via the coding sequence ATGGACAAAAAGAAGACACATATCGAATGGAGGACTTTAAGAAAAGCCGCTTCCAATCAGCTAGACGAACAAGAGCAAGTTTTGTTTGATGAATGGCTGAATGCTAATAAGAGAAATCAAATTTATTTTAGCAAAGCAAAAAGATATTATCAGGAAACTGATAATAATGATTTTGATTACCGTGATGCTTTTGCTCAGTTCGAAAAACAAATCGGTACCCAAAGCTATACATGGAAACCAGTACTTCGTATTGCGGCTTCTGTTGCAATTATTCTTGCAGTTTCGTGGTTAACATACTTTGTTGTTAATATTGAAACCTACAAAACACTAAGCGAAGCCAAGCCTATTAAACCTGATTCGGGACAGGTTGAGCTCTTGCTCTCAAATGGTAAAACTGTTGTTTTGAATCATCAGGAAGAGAAAACAATTGCCGTTGCCGGAGGAGATGTGAAATCGAAATTAGGCGCACTTGATTATCTTGAAGTAAAAGCAAATTCAGAAGAAACTGCTGTATACAACACCATTGTTGTTCCGAGAGGATCTAATTTTAAATTGACTCTTTCTGATAGTACTGTTGTTTGGTTGAATGCAGAATCGTCCATTCAATTTCCAGTTAAGTTTTCAGGTTACGAGCGTAAGGTAGCCATAACAGGAGAAGCATACTTTGATGTTGCGCACAATAAGCAAAAACCTTTTGTTGTTGATGTAGAGGGAACTCAGGTTAAAGTATTGGGAACCGAATTTAATATAAATTCCTACAAAAAAGGAGATGCTGTATATACTACATTGGTTGAAGGAAAGGTAGCAGTAAATAATCAGTTTGGAAATTCGGTAGTAATTGCTCCAAATCAACAGGCAATAAGCAGCAGGAGCACTGAAGTAGAAGTAGTAGAAGCAAAGCTTGATGAGGTACTGGGCTGGAAAAGAGGAAAGTTTGTGTTTGAAGATAGAGCTCTAGAAGATATACTTGATGAACTTTCTCGCTGGTATAATTTTAAGGTATTCTACGAAGCGGAAGAGCTTAAAACTTTTGAATTTACCGGAGACTTGGATCAATACAAGGATGTGAATCAATTGCTGTTATTATTTGAAAAAACCAAAGCTGTTAAATTTATGGTAAAAGAGAATGTTTTACTGGTTAAAAAACCGGAAAATAGATAA
- a CDS encoding DUF4843 domain-containing protein: MRKISIYICMLFLIGFAACDDSEILTYGEADYIYFEAENEDEGFPQAKFSFVFEADEVSEKNIEIPVLVTGKFAGENRTFSVKVVDSLTTAVEGTHFSIDPNQQIIVDNETGGNVVINLQRTADLKENNLTIGLELVENDRFTPGIQKVIQLNINDYFSKPEWWYFIYVSTDPHIGPFNQTKGILWLEYWEIFDGSDPWSVDPYVGPNETYRYNSDLCWATVNSFRAWLIQKEEDSGELIIDEETGLRVLDTFDYPSYY, from the coding sequence ATGAGAAAAATATCAATTTATATATGCATGTTGTTTCTGATTGGATTTGCAGCATGTGACGATAGTGAAATTCTTACTTACGGAGAAGCAGATTACATCTATTTTGAGGCAGAAAATGAAGATGAAGGATTTCCTCAAGCAAAATTTTCATTTGTATTCGAGGCAGATGAAGTGAGTGAAAAGAACATAGAGATTCCAGTTTTGGTAACGGGTAAATTTGCCGGTGAAAACAGAACTTTTAGTGTAAAAGTGGTTGATTCTTTAACCACTGCCGTTGAAGGAACTCATTTTTCCATTGATCCTAATCAACAAATAATTGTTGATAACGAAACTGGCGGTAATGTGGTAATCAATTTACAACGTACAGCGGATTTAAAAGAAAATAACCTGACCATTGGATTAGAATTGGTTGAAAATGATCGATTTACTCCTGGAATACAGAAAGTAATTCAATTGAATATTAACGATTACTTCTCGAAACCTGAATGGTGGTATTTCATATATGTGTCTACCGATCCTCATATTGGACCATTTAATCAGACTAAAGGAATTCTTTGGCTAGAGTATTGGGAAATTTTTGATGGTTCTGATCCATGGAGCGTAGATCCTTATGTAGGACCAAACGAAACCTACAGATACAATAGTGATTTATGTTGGGCAACCGTTAACTCATTTAGAGCCTGGTTAATTCAAAAAGAAGAAGATTCCGGTGAACTAATTATCGATGAAGAAACAGGACTTAGAGTTTTGGACACTTTCGATTATCCATCTTATTATTAA
- a CDS encoding TlpA disulfide reductase family protein, with product MRNIISSTICVLGLAMLFSCTQTNTKCTIKGNFGEGTGKISVPPFQRVQTMEDYKRLSFESEIVDGSFILELDSIESLRRLNISCGENSQSFEFFSEPGTFEISQVDGKFKMQFGKLNAEYQELMSKVDLKQLLHLTSSHSGEQNNTNEKKELEEQLWALTKDYPSSIPLSQMFYQVYSTSDLQTLTKVINAFSPEIHNSYYLSQLIESKKREEKIAVGQSAPDFNLPNVDGNLVNQEKYKGKYLLIDFWASWCGGCRAGIPNLKEVHKAFHEKGLELLSISIDQDKEKWLKAVEEEDMPWEQLLDTKKMFDEYNSRFVPFMVFITPEGKIATKGVFHGEDVWKELRKLGFKK from the coding sequence ATGAGAAACATAATTTCGAGCACAATTTGTGTTCTTGGGCTTGCTATGCTTTTTTCTTGCACGCAAACCAATACTAAATGTACCATTAAAGGAAACTTTGGTGAGGGAACAGGAAAAATATCAGTTCCGCCATTTCAGAGAGTACAAACAATGGAAGATTATAAACGATTAAGTTTTGAATCCGAAATAGTTGACGGCTCATTTATTCTTGAACTAGATTCGATAGAATCTTTAAGAAGATTGAATATTAGCTGTGGAGAAAATTCACAATCGTTTGAATTTTTTAGTGAACCAGGCACATTCGAAATTTCTCAGGTTGACGGTAAATTCAAAATGCAGTTTGGTAAACTAAATGCAGAATACCAGGAACTCATGAGTAAAGTTGATCTGAAACAACTTTTACATCTTACATCATCTCATTCTGGTGAGCAAAATAATACAAATGAGAAGAAAGAATTAGAAGAACAGTTATGGGCTTTAACCAAAGATTATCCATCAAGCATTCCTCTAAGTCAAATGTTTTACCAGGTGTATAGCACTTCCGACCTACAAACTCTAACTAAGGTAATTAATGCATTCTCACCTGAAATTCACAATTCCTACTATCTATCACAACTAATTGAAAGTAAAAAAAGAGAAGAAAAAATAGCAGTTGGACAGTCAGCTCCAGATTTTAACCTACCAAATGTTGATGGAAACCTAGTAAATCAGGAAAAATACAAAGGAAAATACTTGCTGATAGATTTTTGGGCATCATGGTGCGGAGGATGTAGAGCAGGAATTCCAAACTTAAAAGAAGTGCATAAAGCGTTTCATGAAAAAGGATTAGAACTGCTGAGTATATCAATTGACCAAGACAAAGAAAAATGGTTAAAGGCAGTTGAAGAAGAAGATATGCCTTGGGAACAATTGTTGGATACAAAAAAGATGTTCGACGAATACAATAGCCGATTTGTACCCTTCATGGTATTTATTACACCAGAAGGAAAAATTGCAACCAAAGGTGTATTTCATGGCGAAGATGTTTGGAAAGAGCTACGCAAATTGGGATTTAAAAAATAG